CGGCGGCGCAAGCCTCACCTGGACGCTCGGCCAGGGCTCGACGCTGCCCACTGGCCTGAGCCTCTCCTCCAGCGGCCTGATCACTGGCACGCCCACGACGGCGGGCACCTCGAGCTTCGTGGCCACGGTGACCTCGGGCTCGCTCGCCACCAGCGCGAACTTCACGCTCGTGGTCACCGCGATCACCGGGCCTTTGGAAGTCCTCAGCCACAACCTGCCGACCGCGGTCGCGAACCAGTCGTACAGCGCGCAGCTCGCGGCGGTGGGCGGCGTGTCGCCGTACACCTGGACCATCGCCGACGGTCAGCTGCCGCCCGGCACCTCGCTCGACGCGAACTCCGGCCTGGTGCACGGCGTCCCCGGCGCGGGCACCGGCGCGCCCTTCACGTTCACGGCCCAGGTCGCCGACGCGACCGGCGCCACCGCCTCGAGCCAGGTGGTGCTGCGCGTGGTGAGCCCGAACTCGCTGCGCATCATCACCGACAGCCTGCCCGGCGGCGTGGTGGGCACGCACTACCCGGATCCGGCGCTGCTCGTCTCGCCGGGCACGGGCACGCCGCCGCTGAGCTTCACCGTGAGCCAGGGCACGCTGCCGCCCGGACTGGCGCTCATCAACGAGCAGACCAGCGCGGAGATCCAGGGCACCCCCACGGCCACTGGCCTCTACGCGTTCACGATCAGCGTCACCGACGCGAACGGCGAGCTCGATGTGCACGACTACGCCGTCTCGATCGAAGACGACGTCTTCAACCTCAAGCCCGAGGCGCTTCCCTCGGTGAAGCCCGGCGACGCCTACGACGCGGACCTCTCCAACATCGCCATCAACGCCACCTGGAGCCTCTTCTCCGGCACGCTGCCCACGGGGATCACCCTCGACCCGAGCGGCCACCTCGGCGGCACCTGCGACACCGGCGCCACGCCCGACACCTACGCGTTCATCGCCCAGGCCGTGGATCGCAAGGGCCGCAAGGGCCTGGTCGCCGAGAGCATCACCGTCACCGGGCCCAAGCGCGACATCCCGGCCAAGAGCGGTTGCAGCTCGACGTCTGGAAATGCCGCGCTCTTCGCGCTGGTGCCGGTGCTCCTGCTGCTGCGCCGTCGCCGCCGCGGCGCGCTGGCGGGTGCGGCGCTCGCCCTCGCGCTGCCCGGCCTCGCGCACGCGAGCTACTCGAAGACGAGCAGCACCATCAGCTACCAGCCGGTGAGCGGCGGCATCACCCTGGTGGCCGGCGTGGCCTCGTCGGCGAACTTGAATCTGCCGTTCTCGTTCCGCTTCTTCGGGCAGAGCTACAGCTCGGTCTCGGTGGGCACGAGCGGCTACCTGGCGTTCACCGGCTCGGCGAACGTGGCCGCGCCCGCGTTCGGCAACGGCGTGCCCATCTTGGCGGTGTGGGGCGACGACCTCACCGTGAGCGGCGCCACCCAGCCTGCGGGCAGCGTGACCTACGTGATCAACGGCGTCACGCCGAACCGCGAAGTGGTGATCCAGTGGGCCAACGCCTTCGACACCACCGACTTGAACGGCTTCCCCGCCTCGAACACCAGCTTCAACTTCCAGGCGCACCTCCACGAAGACGGCGAGATCGACTTCACCTACGGCGACGCCACCACGGACAACGTCTCGGGCACCAGCAACGCCGCGGCCATCGCCGGGCTCTCCGACGGCGCCAACAACACCGTGAGCGCGTTCGCCTGCTCGGGCGGCTTCGGCCACTGCGGCTACACCGACTGGCCCACGAACACGCAGCTCGTCTTCATCGCCGGCACCGACCTCGCGCTCGACAACCTCAGCACCGACGGCGTGGCCTACCAGGGCTCGAGCACGAACCTGGTGGCGACGGTGTCGAACCCCGGCGGCCAGAACGTGGCCTCCACCGGCGTGCAGTTCATCCTCTCCACCGACACCGTGCTCGGCAACGCCGATGACCAGGTGGTGGGCGAGCAGGACAACCTCACGCTCAACGCGGGCCAGGTGAAGATCGTCACCCAGCCGTACGAGCTCGGCGCGCTGCCCGAGGGCAGCTACTTCTTCTTCGCCAAGGTCGATCCCGCCAACGCGATCTCCGAGGACGACGAGACGAACAACGTCTATGGCCCGGTGCGCCTCGACGTCACCGCGCCCGCGCCGGACTTCACCCTCAGCGGCCTCACCGTGAGCACGCACACCGCCGCGCCCGGCGACTCCATCCACGTGAGCTTCACGCTGCACAACCAGGGCACCGTCGCGAGCAGCTCGGTGGGCTGGGGCGTCTACCTCTCCACGAACAACGTGATCAGCCTCGCGGATCTGCAGGTCGGCAGCGGCACCGCGCAGGCCATCAATCCCCAGGGCGTGGACAGCGTGGCGACCGATATCACGGTGCCCTCGACGCTCGCGCCCGGCAGCTACTACCTCGGCGTCATCGCCAACCCGACGCTGGCCGTCACCGAGACCAACGCGCTCAACGACACCGCGTTCGATCCCACGACGATCAACGTGACCTCGACCTCGCTGGCCATGGTGGGCGAGGGCGCGCTTCCGGCGACGAGCGTGGGCGCCGTCTACAGCTTCGTCTTCACCGCCTCGGGCGGCGACGGGCACTACACCTTCAGCTCGAGCGCGCTCCCGGCCGGCCTGCAGCTCGCCAGCAACGGAACGCTCTCCGGCCGCCCGACCACGGCCACGGGCTCGCCGTTCTCGGTGGCGATCCACGTCGCGGATGGCGCGGGCCACACCGCGACCGGCAACTACACGCTCGCGGTCTCGGACGGCTCGCTGGCGCTGACCATCCTCAGCGCGCAGATCCCGGAAGCGGAGTACGCCGCGGCCTACCAGCAGTCGCTCTCCGCGACCGGCGGCACCGCGCCGTACACCTGGTCGCTGACCGGCGAGGGCCGGCTGCCGGGCGGACTGTTGCTCGACCCGAACGGCGCGCTCGAGGGCGTGGCCCGGGAGAGCGGCACGTTCAACTTCGGCGTGAAGGTCACGGACGCGGCGAGCACCCGCGCCTCGGCGACCGCGCAGCTGCAGCTCGTGGTCTCGGGGAGCTCGCTCTTCTTGCGCGCCGCGGATCCGAACCTGCCCGACGCGACGCTCGACCAGCCCTACAACGCGGTGCTCGGCGTGAGCGGCGGCTTCCCGCCCTACGGCTGGCAGTTCCCGTACTGCCCGGATCCCACGCCCGCGAACTGCAAGCCGGTGATCCGCTTCCCCCAGGTGCCGACCGACGGCCAGAGCACGGCGTACTTCCTGCCCGCGGGCATGTACTTCGGCTGCGACTTCACCGGCGCGGCGTTCCTGACCTCGAGCCCGCCCAACATCCCGCCCGACCAGGACGGCGGCTCGCCCTGCTACGACCCCGGTCTGCCCAAAGACGCGCCGAACGTGCCGAAGGAGGCGGGCATCTTCGCCATCCCCGCGCGCGTGAGCGACTCGGCCAACCAGAGCATCGAGGTGATGTTCACGCTCCGTGTGGGTGACGGCGCGGGACTCACCGTCACCACCACCCAGCTGCCCGACGCGCTCACCGGCAAGGTGTACAGCGCCACCCTGCAGGCGAGCTCGCCCAAGACCCAGGGGGCGATCCACTGGACCATCGCGTGCTCCGAGCGCGATCAGTTCGGCGCGCCGGTCTCGCCGTGTCCGGAGACGCTGCCGCCCGGCCTGACCCTCGGCGACGACGGCTCCATCACCGGCACGCCCACCGACTCCAGCGGCAAGACGTACACCTTCATGGTGCGCGCGAACGACGACGAGAACCGCGTCGACGTGCGCGCGCTGGCCATCACCTCGCGGGCGCCGACGCCGGCACCCAAGAGCTCGTGCCAGTCGGGCCCGGGCACGACGGGACTGGTGGCGCTGCTGGTGCCGTTGATGCTGCTGGCGATCCGGCGTCGCAAGCTCGCGCAGGTGACCGTGGCGCTCGCCTTCATCGCCACGCTCGGCACGGGCTGCGGCAAGAAGACCGCGAACACGCGCTGCACGGGCGTGACCTGCACCGGCGGCCTGACGTGCGACCCGAGTGACGGCGCGTGCAAGTGCGGCGGCGAGGGCGGCATCGTCTGCGGTGCGAGCCAGCTCTGCGACAGCGCCACCCACAGCTGCCTCGATCCGACGCACTCCTGCGCCGACGCGAACTGCACCGGCAACACCGCGTGCGATCCGGCGGACGGCGTGTGCAAGTGCGGCGGCGCGGGCGGCGTGGTCTGCGCGGCCGGCGAGGTGTGCAACCCGGCGAACCGGAGCTGCTCGGCGGGCAACGCCTGCGTGGCGGTGGTCTGCGAGGGCCGCCAGGTCTGCGACGTGGCCGACGGCCAGTGCAAGTGCGACGGCCAGGTCTGCGGTTCGGGCCAGGTCTGCGGCGAGCAGGACGGCGGCGGCTGCGTGGCCTCGCGGTGCGCGGGCGTGCTCTGCAGCGGCGGCACCTCGTGCGACGAGGCGACCGGGACGTGCCTCTGCGGCGGTGCGCTCTGCGGTGCGGGCGAGACCTGCGCGTGCTTCCCCGACGGCGGCGCGCCCTCGGACGGCGGCTGCGACGCGAGCGGGCGCAGCTGCGTGGACTCGTCGCTGTGTGCGGGCGTGGGCTGCGGCGGCGGCTCGACGTGTGATCCGGCCGATGGCCAGTGTAAGTGCGGTGGCCCGGGCGGACCGCAGTGCGGCAACAACCAGGCGTGCGACGTGAGCGTGGGCGCGTGCATCGGCGGCGACCGCTGCCACAACATCACCTGCTCCGGCGGCACGAGCTGCGACCCCGAGGACGGCCAGTGCAAGTGTGGCGGCCAGGGCGGCCAGGTCTGCACCACGGAGCAGAGCTGCTTCATCCTCCAGAACGGGAACGCGTGTCGTCAGAGCTGTGATCCGCTGCAGCAGGATTGCGATCCCTCCGACGCCTGTTACTTCGACGAGAGCGCGCAGGCGACGACGGGCTACTGCGCGGCGCCGGGCACGAAGACGGACGTGGGCAACCCGCCGCCGATCTGCAACGGCGCGAGCGACTGTGCGCAGGGCTTCCACTGTTCGCCCGAGGTGGGGCACGCGTTCCCGGGCACGTGTCACCGGTACTGCCAGGTGTCGCAGGGCGCGAACGGGTGCACCGGGAGCGACAACTGCGTGCAAATCAGCGGTGCGCCGAACGACCTGGGCGAGTGCCAGCCGCCGAGTCACTAGCGGAGGGGGCGCAAAGTTTCCCCGCTTCACTCGGACGCGCGCGTACTTGGGAAACGGTAACGGTGATCGGTGTGCGGTGATCGGGCCGATCACCGATCACCAGTCACCGTCACCGTTCCCCAAGCACTTGCATCTGCCGAGTGCAGGGGCGGAAACCCGGGTGTCCCAGCCCTGCCGGCGCCCTTCGGGCGACGGCCGTTCGCGCAGGTTCGCTCGGGCAACTCTGGGGGGACGCCCGGTCCATTGCCTTCCTGCCCTGGCTGCTCTAGGTTCCGCATTGATTGACCAATCAGTCACCCCCTGGAGCGCTCCCATGGTCGGCAGCCCATTCACCGAAGATCACGACGCCTTCCGCAAGTCCGTCCGCGACTTCGTGGTGAAGGAGATGCAGCCCCACGCCCGCGAGTGGGACGAGGCCGGCATCTTCCCCCGCGAGCTCTTCAAGAAGTTTGGCGACATGGGCTTCTTCGGCATGCGCCACGACGCCAAGTTCGGGGGCAGCGGCCTCGACTACTGGTACGTGGTCGCGTTCGGCGAGGAGCTGGTGAAGAGCCACAACGCCGGCGTGAACATGGCGATGATGGTGCAGGCCGAGATGGCCACGCCCATCATCAGCGAGATCGGCACGGACGAGCAGAAGCGCGAGTTCCTCGAGCCGGCCATGAAGGGCGACAAGATCGCCGCGCTGGGTGTCTCCGAGCCGGGCGCGGGCAGCGACGTGGCCAACATCAGGACCACCGCGCGCCGCGTGGGCGACGACTACATCATCAACGGCAGCAAGATGTGGATCACCAACGGCACCCGCGCCGACTTCATCACCCTGGCGGTGCGCACGGGCGAGGCGGGCTATGGCGGCATCTCGCTGGTCACGTTCCCCACGGACGTGAAGGGCTTCAGCGTCTCGAAGAAGCTGGAGAAGGTGGGCAACCTCGCGAGCGACACGGCGGTGCTCTTCTTCGAGGACTGCAAGATCCCCGCGCGGTACGTCCTGGGCGAGGAGAACCAAGGCTTCTACCACATCATGACCAACTTCCAGGGCGAGCGGCTCATCGCGGCGATCGCGGCGACTGCGGGCATGGAGCAGATGGTCAACGACGCCATCCGCTACGGCAAGGAGCGCGAGGCGTTTGGCAAGCCGATCATCAAGTTCCAGGTGTGGAAGCACAAGTTCGTGGAGCACCTCACGGCCATCGAGGCAGCGCGGCGGCTCACGTACCACGCGGCGGATCTCTTCAACCGCAAGGAGATGGCGGTGAAGGAGATCAGCATGGCCAAGCTCTTCGCGGGCGACCTCGCTCAGCAGGTGGCCTACGACTGCATGCAGTTCCACGGCGGCATGGGTTACGTGTTGGAGTCGCCGATCGCGAGCGCCTGGCGCGACATCCGCCTGCTCACCATTGGCGGCGGCACCAGCGAGATCATGAAGGAGATCATCTCCAAGTTGAGCGATCTCTAGCTCGTCGATCACGATCACCGTCACGCTCACGGCTCACCCGGCACGTCGCATCCCGGGTGAGCTCAGGGGAACCCGGGCGCCCCGGGATCGGTTCACGGTTCACCAGTCACGATCACTGTTCCCGAAGCACCTGCATCTGCCTCGTGCAGCGGGGAAACGCGAGCATCCCAGTCCCGCCGGCGCGCTTCGCGCGACGGCCTTGCGCGTGCTTTCAGCTCTCGCGCCCGAGTTGCTTCGACCTTGCGGCCTCGGCCACAGTGCGTCTCCATGACCGACGCGCTCGTGGTCTTGATCACCGCGCCCACCGAGGACGCCGCCGCCCAAATCGGGCGTGCGCTCGTTGAGGAGCGCTTGCTCGCGTGCGCGAACCTGGTGCCGTCGATTCGGTCGATCTACCGCTGGCAGGGCGCGATCCACGACGAGCGCGAGGTGCTGCTCCTGGGCAAGACCACGCGCGCCAAGCTCGAGGCGCTCCAGGCCCGCCTGCCGCAGCTGCACCCCTACGACACGCCTGAGTTGCTCGCGCTCCCGGTCGAAGCTGGGCTCGAGCGCTACCTGGGCTGGGTGCGCGAGAGCGTCGAATGAAACGGTTTGGTTACATCGCCACGCTCGCTGCGCTGCTGTCCGCGCCCCCCGCCCGCGCCGACTTCGCCGATCACTTCGCCCGCCGCACCGACGTGCCCTACGACAAGGTCCCCTCGCGCGGGCACTCCAAGGTGCTGGTCATCCCCATCGAGGTGGCGGGCTTTCCCACCATCGACATGGATCAACTCCGGAGCTTCTTCGGCAACGGGCCGGGGAGCTTCGGCGAGTACTGGTCGGTGACCTCGCACGGCCTGTACAGCGTGGAGGCGACGGTGGCGGACCCGGTGCAGTACGACCACTGCCCGCTGCCCGCGGCGACCTTCCCCGACTGCGACGTCTCCCGCGGCGATCCCGCGGCGCTCGGCCCGGCCATCGACGTCATGCGCGACGCGCTCTCGCAGGTGCACGCGCGCGGCGTGAACTTCAAGGACTTCGACGTCAACGGCGCCACCGGCACGAGCGACGGCACCATCGACGGCTTCCTGCTCCTCACCAACACGCCCTTCGGCGGCATCGCCTTGCCCATCTTCGAGTTCAACACCGGCGACAACCTCGACGGCGGCACCGGCGGCGCGTTCGTCCTCGACGGCGTGCAGGTGCCGTACGTGGCCGTGGGCGGCGAGATGCGCGTGCTGCTCCACGAGTTCGGCCACCTGCTCGGCTTCACCGACATCTACGACGAGAACGACGCCTGGGGCGGGGTGGACCTCTCGCTCATGGGCAACTGGGACTACGACGCCAACCCGCCGCTCCTCGACGCCGAGAGCCGCTACCGCATCGGCTGGGCACCCACGCTCGACCTGGACAAGAGCGCGACGGTGAAGCTCTCCCCGAGCGAGGCGGGCAATCCCATCCTCAAGATCGGCAGCGACCCGGAGTACTTCCTCGTCGAGAACCGCGGGCCCGGCAGCGCCACCGACAAGGACCTCAGCGGCCGCGGCATCGCGATATATCACGTGGATCGCAGCGTCGGTCCCACCGGCGACCAGGGCGGCTTCGCGTTCCGGCTCATCAACTGCGTGGAGTGCAACGAGTACCACCCCTACATCCTCAACGAGGTCGCGCGCGGCAGCTTCCGCTGGCTCGACCCGGGGCACTTCGCGGTCAGCCAGGAGCTCTACGGCCCCGGCGATACCCTCGCGCCGGATCCGAGCGGCCAGCCGTTCTCGGCCACGCACGCGGTCGCGTCGACGAACGCATACGACGGCGGCGAATCGACCGGCATCACCATCGAGGTGCTGGACCAGTCAGGAGACGACTTCGACGTGCAGGTCACCGTGCCGTCCACCACGCCCGCGTGCGCGGCGCCCCAGCCGTGCCCCGCCGGCAGCGTGTGCCCCGACGAGCGATGCTTCGTTCCATCGGACGCCACCCAGCCCACGGCCAAGCGCGGCTGTGGCTGCGGCGGCGGCGCGGATCCCTTGCTGCCCGGGCTGATCGTGGTGGGGCTCTACTTCTTCTTCCCGAAGAGGGCGTCGAAGGCGGCCTTGGCCTGGTCGGCGGCGTCGTCCTTGCCGCGGGGGCCGTTCTCGTCGAACTCGAAGTAGTCGCAGAAGTTGGCGCGGTTCTTCTCCCGCGGCGGCTCGGCCTGGGGCTCGCGGCAGGAGCGGCTCGCGTGCTCGTCGTAGAAGCGGCAGTTCATGCACACGTGCAGCTCGCTGCTGCACTTGGGGCACTCGTCCTGACGGCCCACGAACTTCTGGGCGATGGTCGTCCCACAGGAGTGACAGGCCTTCATCGCTCGCTCCCCGCTTCTTCGGAACCAGCTCTCTCAACCCGCGGCGATTGCTTTTGCTGCCCGGGCCTCTCTATTTTCCGCGCGGTCGGGGGTCGCGGCCAGTTTTGTGGGCCGCCTTCAACCGTCCCCGCTCGGCGGGGGCACTCGCGGAGCTTCACTCCATGCGGCGACTCACTCCTTGGCTCCTCCTGCAAGCGCTCGTGCTCTGGGCCCCTCGCGCCCACGCCGACGGCGGGCTCACCATCACCAAAGCCCAGCTCCAGCTCTACCGCGACTACCAGGACGCCCTCACCGACGAGCGCGTCCAGAAGATCAAGCCCAAGGAGCGGCTGGGCGCCATCGCCAAGAACTTCAAGGTCAAGCTGCCCGTGCTCGAGGCCGCCATCGCCGCCGGCGAGAAGGAGGCTGAGCAGGTGGAGCCCACCGAGGTCGCGGCGATCAAGGGTGCCTTCGCTGGCTCGCCCCTCGAGGGAAAGATCGGCGACGTGCGCGTGGACGCCAAGAAGGGCCACGTCATCGCCTATGTGCAGTGGAACAACAGCGACTCCGCCAAGCTCGACCAGGAGGCCTGCTGGGCCGCGGTGCGCGCCATGAAGGCCGCCCCGCTGGTGGGCACCTTCGACCTCTACGCCCAGGACGCCGCCCACCCCGACAAGCGCATCTACTCCTCGCTCATCGGCGCGGACCGCGCGGCCAACATCAAGGAAGACCAGATCGTCGACTTTGCGACGACCCGCTACGTGCGCCTCTTCGAGAAGCGCGAGGTCTCCGCGCCCTAGCACAACGGTTCTGCAAGCCTCCGAGTCACCTGGAATTTCCAGGCGACGGCCAGCTGGGGGCTGCTTGAACCTGCCCCATTTGCGGTAAGCTCAAGTGACGGCCTCTGCGCGCTTTGGCGGAGAGGCCTGCGCAGTCCGGAGCGACCTTTTTGAAGAAGCCCGTCCCATTTGGGAAGTACCTGCTCCTCGAGCGGATCAACGTGGGAGGCATGGCCGAGGTGTTCATGGCCAAGGCCTTCGGCGCCGAGGGCTTCGAG
This DNA window, taken from Deltaproteobacteria bacterium, encodes the following:
- a CDS encoding putative Ig domain-containing protein encodes the protein MTRLHAFLAALAVVCLATPAGAVTINYQLQPAVAEAYQPLSGGTRVNFPPQTTTGSYLAQVPMPLGYGFRWYGNPVSTVYVDQNGFLSFTTQAGSVCTGSFGEDCSFSTNLPIPTSSTFYPIDSLYLWWGPTVPDTGSVTYGLENIGGIQVFTIDFHNMQEGDFFGSFGVTMSYKVRLFPGGSKIEVVYGPFVGNSFGEDLYTVGLQNGGTPQQLYTVGLPCAGQNANFIQCGDSDFPTNTRLTYVWADKPDLEWTAGQVASANAGANVGDPVTVSVTGTVFNDGTQDAGAFDTQLYFGTTPDLSDGGVLLDTQSVSALLMGASDAVTFNGSFTRPATGKYYLVLVADPGTPLLPQGNIDEIDESNNTRALTLYMGTDLAGTIDAPSAGDVGSAVGVQVSIVNQGVDAVPAPFDYNIYMSPTGADGGFSTSALKVSSGTLQPTDLPFNATIPITIPQNVPATDFFFVLEIDPTSQTQPQGAITEADETNNIIFTSHSTHARLPDLVISKLEAHSTASPNPIVTKAFFGEDVLLRTTVTNNGEATANNFDVGLFLSGGLGASVITTFDELITDPTFPTLPPGASITFDTIVTVPTQDTTKTPPANWTEGDFFFGAIADSISAIGETNEGNNIGKVGPIHIRAPGPDFTPVELDVPQQAGVGEVVPVFRVIRNVGNLGNDSSSGTPCPYRYYLSANATITTEDIPLQILVNGQPQTQGTVQLAIGADSRATELLQLPGNIAPGTYHLGILVNPDLTVDEIDTTNDALDGSSTVAVAASQLTITTADLPDGVAGVPYSVQLAASGGASLTWTLGQGSTLPTGLSLSSSGLITGTPTTAGTSSFVATVTSGSLATSANFTLVVTAITGPLEVLSHNLPTAVANQSYSAQLAAVGGVSPYTWTIADGQLPPGTSLDANSGLVHGVPGAGTGAPFTFTAQVADATGATASSQVVLRVVSPNSLRIITDSLPGGVVGTHYPDPALLVSPGTGTPPLSFTVSQGTLPPGLALINEQTSAEIQGTPTATGLYAFTISVTDANGELDVHDYAVSIEDDVFNLKPEALPSVKPGDAYDADLSNIAINATWSLFSGTLPTGITLDPSGHLGGTCDTGATPDTYAFIAQAVDRKGRKGLVAESITVTGPKRDIPAKSGCSSTSGNAALFALVPVLLLLRRRRRGALAGAALALALPGLAHASYSKTSSTISYQPVSGGITLVAGVASSANLNLPFSFRFFGQSYSSVSVGTSGYLAFTGSANVAAPAFGNGVPILAVWGDDLTVSGATQPAGSVTYVINGVTPNREVVIQWANAFDTTDLNGFPASNTSFNFQAHLHEDGEIDFTYGDATTDNVSGTSNAAAIAGLSDGANNTVSAFACSGGFGHCGYTDWPTNTQLVFIAGTDLALDNLSTDGVAYQGSSTNLVATVSNPGGQNVASTGVQFILSTDTVLGNADDQVVGEQDNLTLNAGQVKIVTQPYELGALPEGSYFFFAKVDPANAISEDDETNNVYGPVRLDVTAPAPDFTLSGLTVSTHTAAPGDSIHVSFTLHNQGTVASSSVGWGVYLSTNNVISLADLQVGSGTAQAINPQGVDSVATDITVPSTLAPGSYYLGVIANPTLAVTETNALNDTAFDPTTINVTSTSLAMVGEGALPATSVGAVYSFVFTASGGDGHYTFSSSALPAGLQLASNGTLSGRPTTATGSPFSVAIHVADGAGHTATGNYTLAVSDGSLALTILSAQIPEAEYAAAYQQSLSATGGTAPYTWSLTGEGRLPGGLLLDPNGALEGVARESGTFNFGVKVTDAASTRASATAQLQLVVSGSSLFLRAADPNLPDATLDQPYNAVLGVSGGFPPYGWQFPYCPDPTPANCKPVIRFPQVPTDGQSTAYFLPAGMYFGCDFTGAAFLTSSPPNIPPDQDGGSPCYDPGLPKDAPNVPKEAGIFAIPARVSDSANQSIEVMFTLRVGDGAGLTVTTTQLPDALTGKVYSATLQASSPKTQGAIHWTIACSERDQFGAPVSPCPETLPPGLTLGDDGSITGTPTDSSGKTYTFMVRANDDENRVDVRALAITSRAPTPAPKSSCQSGPGTTGLVALLVPLMLLAIRRRKLAQVTVALAFIATLGTGCGKKTANTRCTGVTCTGGLTCDPSDGACKCGGEGGIVCGASQLCDSATHSCLDPTHSCADANCTGNTACDPADGVCKCGGAGGVVCAAGEVCNPANRSCSAGNACVAVVCEGRQVCDVADGQCKCDGQVCGSGQVCGEQDGGGCVASRCAGVLCSGGTSCDEATGTCLCGGALCGAGETCACFPDGGAPSDGGCDASGRSCVDSSLCAGVGCGGGSTCDPADGQCKCGGPGGPQCGNNQACDVSVGACIGGDRCHNITCSGGTSCDPEDGQCKCGGQGGQVCTTEQSCFILQNGNACRQSCDPLQQDCDPSDACYFDESAQATTGYCAAPGTKTDVGNPPPICNGASDCAQGFHCSPEVGHAFPGTCHRYCQVSQGANGCTGSDNCVQISGAPNDLGECQPPSH
- a CDS encoding acyl-CoA dehydrogenase family protein → MVGSPFTEDHDAFRKSVRDFVVKEMQPHAREWDEAGIFPRELFKKFGDMGFFGMRHDAKFGGSGLDYWYVVAFGEELVKSHNAGVNMAMMVQAEMATPIISEIGTDEQKREFLEPAMKGDKIAALGVSEPGAGSDVANIRTTARRVGDDYIINGSKMWITNGTRADFITLAVRTGEAGYGGISLVTFPTDVKGFSVSKKLEKVGNLASDTAVLFFEDCKIPARYVLGEENQGFYHIMTNFQGERLIAAIAATAGMEQMVNDAIRYGKEREAFGKPIIKFQVWKHKFVEHLTAIEAARRLTYHAADLFNRKEMAVKEISMAKLFAGDLAQQVAYDCMQFHGGMGYVLESPIASAWRDIRLLTIGGGTSEIMKEIISKLSDL
- a CDS encoding divalent-cation tolerance protein CutA, with the translated sequence MTDALVVLITAPTEDAAAQIGRALVEERLLACANLVPSIRSIYRWQGAIHDEREVLLLGKTTRAKLEALQARLPQLHPYDTPELLALPVEAGLERYLGWVRESVE